A region of Calditrichota bacterium DNA encodes the following proteins:
- a CDS encoding NUDIX hydrolase, with amino-acid sequence MNSPNAKNETLDWLKWAREIQALAQSGLTYIQNEYERERYQRLLEIAAEILANQTDLSKQEAVENFQLQPGYATPKVDVRGAVVREGKILLVQERADGRWSMPGGWADVGDLPSEMVTREVEEESGFVTAPKKIIGIFDANRDGRPLEFYHAYKIVFLCDIISGEARPSYETLDVGFFPFEKLPPLSRARTNERHLNEIIAHLKNPDRQTYFD; translated from the coding sequence ATGAATTCACCGAATGCAAAAAACGAAACGCTCGACTGGCTGAAATGGGCGCGCGAAATTCAGGCGCTGGCACAGTCCGGCTTGACCTACATCCAGAACGAATACGAACGCGAACGCTACCAGCGGCTGCTGGAAATCGCGGCGGAAATTTTGGCGAATCAAACCGATCTGTCAAAACAAGAGGCAGTGGAAAATTTTCAGCTTCAACCCGGCTATGCCACGCCCAAGGTCGATGTCCGTGGCGCTGTGGTGCGCGAGGGAAAAATTTTGCTGGTGCAGGAACGTGCGGACGGCCGCTGGAGCATGCCCGGTGGCTGGGCTGATGTCGGCGATCTTCCGTCGGAAATGGTCACCCGCGAAGTGGAAGAAGAGAGCGGGTTCGTCACGGCGCCGAAAAAAATCATCGGGATATTCGACGCCAACCGCGACGGCAGACCCCTGGAATTTTACCACGCGTACAAAATTGTTTTCCTGTGCGACATCATCAGCGGCGAAGCGCGTCCCAGCTACGAAACTCTGGACGTGGGATTTTTCCCGTTCGAGAAATTGCCGCCGCTGTCCCGCGCGAGAACAAACGAGCGCCATTTGAACGAAATAATCGCCCATTTGAAGAACCCTGATCGACAAACATATTTTGACTAA
- a CDS encoding cupin domain-containing protein: MGEIRIIHKPDKKLLEEMDVFNWSVWEQGESEFPWYYDEQEICYFLEGEVVVTPEGGTPVEMGKGDLVTFPAGMSCIWKIRKAVKKHFSFGE, translated from the coding sequence ATGGGCGAAATTCGTATCATTCATAAACCGGACAAAAAACTACTGGAAGAAATGGACGTTTTTAATTGGTCTGTGTGGGAACAAGGGGAATCTGAATTTCCCTGGTACTACGATGAACAGGAAATTTGCTATTTTCTGGAAGGAGAGGTTGTTGTTACGCCAGAGGGCGGCACTCCGGTCGAAATGGGAAAGGGCGATTTGGTGACCTTTCCGGCGGGCATGTCCTGCATCTGGAAAATTCGCAAAGCAGTGAAAAAGCATTTTTCCTTTGGGGAATAA
- a CDS encoding Gfo/Idh/MocA family oxidoreductase: MSGPIKLGIIGCGIAARDLHYPALQKLKDKFEITVVCNHTEPKARDFAELVGNIPYVLDYHELLQRDDVEAVDIILPIDLNFQATKDALEAGKHVMLEKPIAANLDEADEMLAFPEKYPLVMMVAENFRYRPTFRRVKDLLSAKVIGEVYSVFWNVFYHVDRSNKYAMTEWRINHKYPGGFITDGGVHNIAALRFLFGDFEGGHAFVKSINREIGEQDTFSLQFRTKSGVDGVFSDFFSANGYSENRMIIFASEGSIIVSDNSISILRQGKKTQLETVDDDGGYYDEFVDFYHAVRNGQRVIATFQESHRDLEIIIQALEAAERKVRVRF, from the coding sequence ATGAGTGGTCCGATAAAATTAGGCATCATCGGCTGCGGCATTGCGGCGCGGGATTTGCACTACCCAGCGCTGCAAAAATTGAAAGACAAGTTTGAGATCACGGTTGTCTGCAATCACACCGAACCCAAGGCGCGCGACTTCGCAGAGTTGGTTGGCAACATTCCCTATGTACTTGATTATCATGAACTTTTGCAAAGGGACGACGTAGAGGCGGTCGACATTATTTTGCCCATAGATTTGAATTTTCAGGCAACAAAAGATGCGCTGGAAGCGGGCAAACATGTCATGCTCGAGAAGCCCATTGCCGCGAACCTGGACGAAGCCGATGAAATGTTGGCGTTCCCGGAGAAGTATCCGCTGGTGATGATGGTGGCGGAAAATTTCCGCTATCGCCCGACTTTCCGCAGGGTGAAAGATTTGCTTTCCGCCAAAGTCATTGGTGAGGTGTATTCTGTTTTCTGGAATGTTTTTTACCATGTGGACAGAAGCAACAAATACGCCATGACAGAATGGAGAATTAATCACAAATACCCCGGCGGATTCATCACCGACGGCGGAGTGCACAATATCGCAGCGCTGCGCTTTCTGTTCGGTGATTTCGAGGGGGGGCACGCGTTCGTCAAAAGCATCAATCGCGAGATCGGCGAACAGGACACTTTCAGTTTGCAATTTCGCACCAAAAGCGGCGTGGACGGCGTGTTCAGCGATTTTTTCAGCGCTAACGGCTATTCGGAAAATCGCATGATTATTTTTGCCAGTGAAGGCAGCATCATCGTGTCAGATAATTCAATTTCAATTTTGCGGCAAGGGAAAAAAACGCAGCTCGAAACCGTTGACGACGATGGCGGTTACTACGACGAATTTGTCGATTTCTACCACGCTGTGCGCAACGGACAGCGAGTCATTGCCACATTTCAAGAGTCGCATCGGGATTTGGAAATTATCATCCAGGCGCTCGAAGCAGCGGAGAGGAAAGTTCGGGTTAGATTTTGA
- a CDS encoding aldo/keto reductase, which produces MEYRNLGKWGLKVSKFGLGGWATYGENVNDQKIVNQIVRTAYDAGINFFDMADVYARGESEKMMGKALREFPRHTLVLSSKIFWPLSDDVNDRGLSRKHIIESVEKTLQRIGTDYLDLYFCHRFDPETPIEETARALDDLVHQGKILYWGTSMWSSQQITEAQAIAAQGNFYAPVVEQPLYNLIDRKRYETEIAPMAEKFGMGIVTFSPLASGFLTGKYDDGIPEGSRMARLEWLQERYYQEQFLKKLKSFKDFAENLGISRAQLAIAWVAAQKTISSVILGATRVEQLQENLEAAEITITREIDEQLQQIFPANEE; this is translated from the coding sequence ATGGAATACCGGAATTTAGGAAAATGGGGACTTAAGGTCAGCAAGTTCGGACTTGGCGGCTGGGCAACCTACGGCGAAAATGTGAACGACCAGAAAATTGTGAACCAAATTGTCCGCACGGCTTACGACGCCGGGATCAATTTTTTCGACATGGCAGATGTTTATGCCCGCGGCGAATCGGAAAAAATGATGGGCAAGGCTTTGCGCGAATTTCCCAGACACACGCTTGTTTTGAGCAGCAAAATTTTCTGGCCGCTGAGCGACGACGTCAACGATCGCGGCCTGTCCAGAAAGCATATCATTGAATCCGTGGAAAAAACTTTGCAACGCATTGGTACCGATTATTTGGATTTGTATTTTTGCCATCGTTTTGATCCGGAGACGCCGATCGAAGAGACCGCCCGCGCCCTGGACGATCTGGTGCATCAAGGAAAAATTTTGTACTGGGGAACCAGCATGTGGAGCAGTCAACAGATCACCGAAGCGCAGGCGATTGCTGCGCAGGGAAATTTTTACGCGCCAGTCGTAGAACAGCCGTTGTACAATCTGATCGACCGCAAAAGATACGAGACTGAAATTGCTCCCATGGCGGAAAAATTTGGCATGGGGATTGTCACTTTCAGCCCGCTGGCGTCGGGATTTTTAACGGGAAAATACGATGACGGCATCCCGGAAGGCAGCCGCATGGCACGATTGGAGTGGTTGCAAGAGCGTTACTATCAGGAGCAATTTCTCAAAAAATTGAAGTCTTTCAAGGATTTCGCTGAAAATTTAGGAATTTCCCGGGCGCAGCTTGCCATTGCCTGGGTCGCGGCGCAGAAGACAATTTCCAGCGTCATTCTCGGGGCTACTCGGGTGGAACAGTTGCAGGAAAATTTGGAAGCCGCCGAAATTACTATTACCCGGGAAATTGACGAACAGTTGCAGCAGATTTTTCCGGCTAATGAAGAATAG